TGGTCTTGATTTTGTTTCTGCGTTTGATTCTATAGCGACATTTTCAGGTGTAAGGAGGAGGTTTGAATTAAAATGTAACAATCCATACATTATAGATGACTATGCTCATCACCCTGAAGAGATAAACACTGTCCTACAGACTGCAAGGAACATTTTTAAGGATAAAAATTTAGTTCTTATTTTTCAACCGCATAGATTTTCGAGAACTGAGAAATTTTTGGACGATTTTTGCAACATCTTAACTAAGGCTGATGTTTTGTTACTTTTTGACGTTTTTGCTGCTGGAGAAAAGACTTTAAACCCTGATATGGGGAATCTTTTATTCAAACTGTGTAAAAAGAAAATGAATGGCAATGCATTTTTCGTTTCTCGTGATCTGATTTACGAAATTATACCAAAAATTCATAATAATAATAATGTGTATTTGTTTATGGGTGCTGGCGATATTACAAAAATTTGTGATAAAATAGCGTCTAATTTTTCAAATACTGAAAAAGAACAAAGAAAACAAATAAGTGATCAGAATACTTCAGAACTTTCAACTTAAAAGTCTTACAACTTTTGGTACTGGTGGCATAGGGAGAATGGTGTATCTTGTGAAAAGCTTTGATCTGCCTAATGTCTTAGGAGAAATTGATAAGTTCATAGTGTTAGGCAATGGTTCCAATATAGTTTTTTCTGATGAATATTTTCCGACAAGTATTTTATATGTTGTCCCATTGAGCGCGAACGACGGGATTAGTTTTGCTTCTGGGCTTCTTGAAGTTGATGCAAACGTGTCATCAAGTGCTCTTGCGTGGTGGTGTGCAAGAGAGGGAATAGAAGGTTTTGAATTTGCAGCAGGGATCCCAGGAAGGGTTGGAGCTTCTATTGTAGGGAATGCTGGTTGCTTCGGATCTGATTTTTCAAGCAAGTTAAAAAATATATTTGCATATGATTGCATTAATAAAAATTTTTGTGAAATTAACGCAAAAGATATACAATTTTCTTATAGAAAAAGCTCTATTAAGGATAAGGTTATTTTAAAAGCTTATTTTGAAACAACTCTTGATAATCCGGATAATATTTATAAAAAAACGATGGATCTCTTATGCAAAAAGAAGTTCACCCAACCTTTGGGGATTAGAACCTTTGGCAGCGTTTTCAAGAATCCTCAGGGCAATTCTGCCGGAAGATTGCTTGATAGTTTGGGTTTTAAAGGATACAGATGTGGCGGAATTAAGGTATCCAACAAGCACGCTAATTTTTTGGAAAATATCGGAGGCAATTCGTCAGACGCTGTGAAATTAATAAAATTAATGCAGACCAAAGTTTTAGAAAATTTAAATATCTTGTTAGAGCCTGAAATCAAATTTTTAGGAAATTTTAAGGAGTTGCCAATGTCATCAGGGAATATTTTATGAAAATTTTAATTTTATGTGGCGGCACCTCTTCAGAAAGAGAAGTTTCTCTATGGTCGGCAGAAAACGTCTATAAATCCCTAATTGAGACCGACTATGCTGTTGAGATGGTGGATATATCTAAATTTGCCCCTCTTGATCTGTGCAGAAAAATTTTAACAGAAAATTTTGATCTGGTTTTTCCTGTTTTACACGGCAAGCCTGGTGAAGATGGAACTATACAGGGCTTTTTTGATACTATTGGGGTAAAGTATATTGGTTCTGGAGTATTTTCATGTGCTGTAACCATGGACAAATATAGGTGTAAATTGATTTGTAAGTCTTTGGGATTTCCACAGCCAGACTTTGTTTCAATAATGTTAGAAAATGTCGGTGACGCTTTTGAATTTTCAAGTGTGAAGGGGTTTCCTCTAGTTGTAAAGCCAAACTCCCAGGGTTCAAGCGTTGGTGTGTCTATCGTAAACAATGAAAATGAATTGAAAAGTGCCATAGATCTTGCTTTTGGTTATGATCCAATCATATTGGTCGAAGAATTTATAAGCGGCAAGGAGATAACATGCAGCGTTATTGGAAATAAAAATGTGGTTGCCCTACCACTTGTAGAGATATTGCCAAAGACAAAATTTTTCGATTTTGATTCGAAATATAATCCTCTTTTGTGTGATGAGATTGTGCCTGCAAGGGTAGATGATAGTTTAAAAAATCAGTTACAGGATCTTGCAATAAGATCTTATAAGGCTTTTGATTGTAAGTGTTTTGGCAGGGTAGATATGTTTATAGATAAGCTTGAAAATATCTATCTGTCTGAGATAAATACTATTCCAGGATTGACTGCCAACAGTCTGTTTACTAAGGAGGTTAGTGCTGCTGGATACTCATTCCAGGAAATCGTTAAACTTTTGGTCAAGCTGGCGATGGAGGATTAACGTTTTAATTTCTGTTGTTTTTGTTTTGGTTGCGTCTTATTTTTTTTGGACCTTCTTTTCTATGAATAGCTTTACATCTTTGGAACTTCAAGGGATGCCAATCTCAATAAGAAACAAAAATTTTTATCTTCTAAATAGAGAAAAATTCAATTTTATAGACTATAGGGGATTTCTTAATTATTTACAAAATCAATTTGACAATAGTGACTTCTATAAAATTAAGTCTATAAGCCACACTAATACTGGAAAGGTTGATGTAGTTTTTTATATTCCAGGTTACGCAGTAAAATCTAATACTGATAATAGTTTTTACGATCTAAACGGCAACGTTCTATCTAACCAGAATTTAAAAAATAAGAAGATTATATATGTAAATAACTTTATTAAAAATGACACTTTTTTTGACGTGCTTCAAAACATCTTGTTTTATTCATCAAAATATGGTTTTGTACCAAGTTTTATTTATTTTAATGATGATGTGATAAAGTTTAAAGATATGAGCGGCAGCGTATTTGAGTTTAAAAATGATGGGAATTTTGATGGAGAGTTTAAGGAAATTTTTGAATTTTTAAACAGGTTAAATAATACAAAATGGCCTAAGGAGATAATATTGTTGGACGATAGGAGGTTGGTGATTAAAAAATGATCGGTGAAAATAAAGCTCACCGCATTCAAGAAAAGGTCATACATAGTATCCAGCCACCTAAGAGGTGGGAGCTGATTTTGGGCATTATTGCTTTTATATTAGGTTTTTTTATTGTTGTTCAATACAGAACTCAAAAAGATTTATTTCATCTAATACCCACAAGACAGGCTGAGGAAATGGCGGGACTTTTGAAAGAGGCGGAAAATAAAAGGCTGGATCTGGAGAGAGAGCTTTTTGTTTCAAGACAGAAAGTTATGGATCTACAAAGTAAGCTCGAACAAGAGAAGAGCAAAAATGTATCAATCGGAGAAGAGAGTAAAAAAATTGAATTGTTAGCTGGTGTCACACCAGTTAAAGGTCCTGGAGTAATTGTTACAGTTAAGGATGCGAAAAATGGTCAGGAAGGTAATGCCTCTCTCGTTCATGATGAAGATCTGCTAAGGATTGTAAATGAACTAAGGGCAGGTGGAGCTGAAGCCATAGGTATTAATGATCAAAGACTTGTCGCTATTTCTGAAATAAGATGTGCTGGACCTGTCGTTCTTGTAAATGGGGTAAGACTTGCACCGCCGTTTGTGATAAAAGGTATAGGTTCTTCTGAAATACTATATAACTCTTTAACAATGAGCGGTGGCATAGTTGATTATCTGAAGTTATTAGGCATAAGGGTTTCTGTAGAAAAGTCAAATTCTCTATATATTCCTGCCTTTAATGCAAATATTCAAATAAATTATGCAACTTTGCTTAACAAAGGAGAATAAGTTATGTGGTTTATATTGGTATGTTTTATACTTGGGATGTTTGCAGCATATTTTTTCCCTATTGAAATGCCTTTTGTGTATAGTAAGTATATGGCAGTTGTAATTCTTGCTTTTGCTGATTCATTCTTCGGAGCGTTTAAAAGCGGTTTAGAAGGTAAATTTAGCGGATGGCAAGCTATAACAGGTTTTTTTGGTAATTCAATTGTGGCAGCGGGATTGACATACACAGGGGATTTGTTGGGGATTGATTTATATATTGCAGCTGTAATATTGTTTGGAATTAGGATTTTTAACAACATAACATCTATAAGACACCTTTTGTTTATCCCCCCTTCTTCCAAATATGAGTGATGTAAAAGACAGCAACATTCTTGCTATCGATCTTGGCAGCACATTTATAAGGGTCTTAATTGGTAAGAATCAATTTTCTAATAAATCAATTTCACACTTTGTTTCTTTGCCGTCATATGGCATAAAAAATGGAACAATTTATGATTTTGAGCAAGTCAGGACGATCTTAAGCGCGGGTTTGAAATCTATATATCAAAAAGAAGGCTCCAATTTCAAAGAAAAATGTATATTAAACCTTTCTGGCAAAGTTTATATCTCAAAGAATATTAAAATTGATCAGAAATTTTCTAAAGAAACACAAATTAGATCAAAGACAATAAACGACTTGCTTGTGAAAATACCTGAAGAAAAAGGTTATACCTCTGTACATGTTTGTAAAAAATCATTTTTTATTGATAACTCTTTCGAAACCTTGAACCCTTCGGGTATGTTTTGCAATGCTTTTCAGGCAAATTTTCACGTAATATACATGCTTTCAACCTATTATAGAACTCTTAAAGAACTATTTAATTCTTTGCATCTTGATTTAGTTGACATACTCCCTAGCCCTATAGCAAGTGCAAACGCAATCTTAAAAGAAAATGATTATCTAATACCTAAAATACTTGTAGTTGATATTGGAGCTTTAACTACTGATTTTGTCTTTTTTTCTGGCGGAGTTCCAGAATTTACTTCGTCAGTCTTGCTTGGCTCTGAGAATATTACCAGAGATATTTCTTTTGGACTGAAGCTAAATAGAGATGAAGCTGAGAAACTTAAATTAGATTTTTCTGAGCCAGCAGATGAAGATGACTTTAAGAACTTTTTAAGAAATATTATTTATTCGAGGGCAGAGGACATAGTGTTGTATATTTATGATAAACTTAAAAAAGTTTCTGATAGTATGGTTCCTTTGAGAATATATCTTACTGGACAAGGTTCTAAACTTCTTGCATTCAAAAAACTGTTTGAAGAAGTTTTTGAATGCCCAGTTGAGATAAGAAGGCCTTTTTCCCTTGCATCAACTGAAAAAAGAGACTATGAACATTCGACTGTTTTGGGTTTGATTAATTATGCTTTAAATAATACAATACTAACTAATAAATATGATGATCAAAATTTTATACAGAGATTTTTTGAGATTTTTTTTAAAAGAGGATGATAAGCGGGAGGTCTTTATATGTATGATGAAAAAATGGGTCCCTCTATTAAGGTTCTGGGTATAGGTGGAGCGGGCGGTAATGCTGTAA
This genomic window from Thermodesulfobium sp. 4217-1 contains:
- a CDS encoding D-alanine--D-alanine ligase, which produces MKILILCGGTSSEREVSLWSAENVYKSLIETDYAVEMVDISKFAPLDLCRKILTENFDLVFPVLHGKPGEDGTIQGFFDTIGVKYIGSGVFSCAVTMDKYRCKLICKSLGFPQPDFVSIMLENVGDAFEFSSVKGFPLVVKPNSQGSSVGVSIVNNENELKSAIDLAFGYDPIILVEEFISGKEITCSVIGNKNVVALPLVEILPKTKFFDFDSKYNPLLCDEIVPARVDDSLKNQLQDLAIRSYKAFDCKCFGRVDMFIDKLENIYLSEINTIPGLTANSLFTKEVSAAGYSFQEIVKLLVKLAMED
- a CDS encoding cell division FtsA domain-containing protein → MSDVKDSNILAIDLGSTFIRVLIGKNQFSNKSISHFVSLPSYGIKNGTIYDFEQVRTILSAGLKSIYQKEGSNFKEKCILNLSGKVYISKNIKIDQKFSKETQIRSKTINDLLVKIPEEKGYTSVHVCKKSFFIDNSFETLNPSGMFCNAFQANFHVIYMLSTYYRTLKELFNSLHLDLVDILPSPIASANAILKENDYLIPKILVVDIGALTTDFVFFSGGVPEFTSSVLLGSENITRDISFGLKLNRDEAEKLKLDFSEPADEDDFKNFLRNIIYSRAEDIVLYIYDKLKKVSDSMVPLRIYLTGQGSKLLAFKKLFEEVFECPVEIRRPFSLASTEKRDYEHSTVLGLINYALNNTILTNKYDDQNFIQRFFEIFFKRG
- a CDS encoding small basic family protein, producing MWFILVCFILGMFAAYFFPIEMPFVYSKYMAVVILAFADSFFGAFKSGLEGKFSGWQAITGFFGNSIVAAGLTYTGDLLGIDLYIAAVILFGIRIFNNITSIRHLLFIPPSSKYE
- a CDS encoding DUF881 domain-containing protein, giving the protein MIGENKAHRIQEKVIHSIQPPKRWELILGIIAFILGFFIVVQYRTQKDLFHLIPTRQAEEMAGLLKEAENKRLDLERELFVSRQKVMDLQSKLEQEKSKNVSIGEESKKIELLAGVTPVKGPGVIVTVKDAKNGQEGNASLVHDEDLLRIVNELRAGGAEAIGINDQRLVAISEIRCAGPVVLVNGVRLAPPFVIKGIGSSEILYNSLTMSGGIVDYLKLLGIRVSVEKSNSLYIPAFNANIQINYATLLNKGE
- the murB gene encoding UDP-N-acetylmuramate dehydrogenase, which gives rise to MIRILQNFQLKSLTTFGTGGIGRMVYLVKSFDLPNVLGEIDKFIVLGNGSNIVFSDEYFPTSILYVVPLSANDGISFASGLLEVDANVSSSALAWWCAREGIEGFEFAAGIPGRVGASIVGNAGCFGSDFSSKLKNIFAYDCINKNFCEINAKDIQFSYRKSSIKDKVILKAYFETTLDNPDNIYKKTMDLLCKKKFTQPLGIRTFGSVFKNPQGNSAGRLLDSLGFKGYRCGGIKVSNKHANFLENIGGNSSDAVKLIKLMQTKVLENLNILLEPEIKFLGNFKELPMSSGNIL